The genomic segment tgaaaaaatcgtcttgaaatttatttgtcttgtGAAGAATCGGTCTTGAAGAAAAAAAGTCTTtcaaagcatggtcatagaaaaaatcgtcttgtgaagcaccataGGGATCAcgaaaaccaatcgtcttgtgggtttttcacccCGCGacgcaatcgtcttgcgaggcactactgtaatagTGTGTTGTCAAATcggattctgacttatggtgactgctcagggttttccaggtatagaatacacagtagtagtttaccattcctttcttttggaggtGCCCTGGGCCTGTggagcttgtccaaggccacacaggaggcacagaggggaactgaactcccaacctctggttccacatccagatacctaaaccactgagctatccagccagtttaaaTTGCATAAGTATGACTCTAATCCACGAACAGTACACATTTGTTGAATTTATGTTTTAATAAGCACAGAAGTGATGGCATTCACTGTAGATGAATTCAGATGCTTCAGTTTGTGCCCTCATATGATAACATGCCAATGTACCTGTATTTCAGCATTTAAAATAGGGAACTTTTCATATGCAACCTCAAAACATCAAGTGTAAATCCATGCTCAAAAGTCTGGGCAGTTTCACATGGAAATTTTGTTGCTTTAATTTATGACACACAGGGCAGTTTCTCACATATAAAACATCTCTGATTCTCTCTAAAAGGTCCAGAGGCTCCCACgggatccctttcatcatagGGATcccatggggaagccattgggggaAACAGATTTGGCTGCTAGTACAATCACTCAGttggcagcaatttttggaaacTGAGTCTCCCCCTGCCCCATGACCCACAACAGCTTCCCCACAATTAAAAGGATCTCACGGGATCCTGGGGGAgaaggagattaaaaaaaaatattcctgaaAAATCACTGCAACTCATGATGAATTTCTATCATCTATCTTAATGCGGCATAAATTAAATCAACAGTGGATTGCACGTTCAATTATTTCCTCAGGAATCTCCCACCCACAAAATTAACCTGCCTGCACATAGAAACCTAACATATCAGGGGGAACTGTGTTACACCAGCTTGAACAGAGGAGAGTGAAGGTGTGGCCCtccagttgtttttttcctgcaatttCTGAGTCCTAGTCATACGAGATCATGGGAGTCCAACATCTGGATACCCACATATTCCCTACTCCTGTGTTAAAGAGTCTTGGACTAGGATTTGGGAGACCCATATCCCCACTAgatgatcttgggccagtcactgtCTTCCACTCTAAAGTACTTTATATAGATGTTGAAGAGGATAATTTTCAGTTTGAGGTCCtcagaggaaaggtgggatacagaTGTCACAAAgaagcagtggctgaaatcctgtggcttcgTGCAGTAAGTCGTACTAAaacaggcctactgaatcagtggagacttgggagtcagctcctccacaggttccattgattcacaaaGGCCTACTCTAATAGCAACTTACTAAAGTACTAAGTTGATATTAAAATGCAGTCTCttaagtgccacaatgtttttatctctTTGTTTAGTTTTGCCTGACATACTTGAACACGCTACTTCTCTGAAAGCAACCAGAATGTTGAGAAATGTTTTCAGTTTATTGCATATTGTTACTCCAACTTTCACAGTGAAAGTGACCTCTTAAAGCTTGGTTATACAGCTTtgtttggggtgggtggaggggagcATGTTAAGTGTGATTCAAGAACATGGGATGGAGGAGTTGTTAGTGCTTAAAAATACCCACAGGTAGTCTTTCAAGATGAAAGTAAAAACATTGCATTTCCTCCAGTTAATCAATAATCTCTTGAGCTTTTAGGATTACTAAACGTATGTACAAATATCTCAACAGAATTCAGCATCCTTGGTGGCAAATGGAAACTACCACATCTGGATCTAGCCCATAAAGAATTTAAGCAGGTTTAGACAAATCTTTGGAAAAATCAGTACCTGCTTGACAATTTAGCCTTGCATCAGGACCATTTTCTGACAGCAGCAATCCTTTAAAATGATACAACACCACAGGGGTAAAAAGGACTGTGGTGCAGAGGCAAGGGTGTTATCACCAAGGGAACCAGCTAGCACCATGGGTCACACTGCGGGTAGCATTAATTCCTCAATAGGGAAGGTCCACAAACAGTGGCCCCAGTGGCAATCAGGGAGAGATTCTAAATAAAGTCCAAAATTATATAACCCTAATGtaatattttaggaaaaaaaacataccaaCAATGGTATTTATTAGGCTGCAACCCAAGCACCCTTATGTCAAAATGAGTCCTCTTGCACTGATTCAAAAGTAAACTTCTGAGTTTAATCAGGCATGAAACTGAGTCCTCAGTCCTCTTCTGAGTCGCTTTCGTCTCTCCTGCTCGGAACAGAACAGCGGACTGAAGTCATCAGATGATCCTGGATTTGCTTCCTGGGGTTCTCCTCCAGGTCTGTCTTGATGGCTCCTGATTCAGAAATCTTCCATTCCAATTCTAAATACAAGAGAGGGAAAAATATACTGTGGTGGATTACAAAGTTAGAAGGATGAAAGCAGCACCATGTTGTTGATTATTTGCACCAAAGCTGGAGAAGGTGACTGGGATTACAACTGTTAGGTTTTTTTGAgtttcatgttcagtttgtttgttttaaagtgtaCTCCCCAATATTCCTTATTTCTTTATTGGAAATACAGAAACACTTCCCTAAAGCAGCTGGCTTTTATTACAGGGGCTCAACCAGAAGTGGAAGATAGCCAAAAACACTGACAAGTTAATCAGATGTCTCACAGTTATCTTTCCTGgtgatctaaaccactggttcttaaccttgggttactcaggagttttggactgcaactcccagaagccttcaccaccagctgtcctgactgtggtttctgggagttgcagttcaaaagcatccgagtaacaaaggttaagaaccactgatgtaaaccactggttcttaacctttgttactcagatgtttttggacttcaccatcagctctgctggctggggtttctgggagttgcagttcaaaaaacctgagtaacaaaggttaagaaccactgatctaaacagtCACTCTCATATATGagcaaagggaagaaaagaagggaaattaaTGTGATGCTGACATTTTGACTCAGGAAAGTTAATGTgttctcaagactgaaagataaAAATCTACAGATTGTGGCTTACAGAAGGGGaaaaagttgaaaaaaaatcaaattaaacatatTAGGTGGTCTCCAAACTCCCCCCCTGTGCCCAGCATTCCTCCCAACCAGACTGAAAATTAGAGTGAACGTTGGTGGTCTTCCATCCAGCCTAGAAAAGACTTCATGTCATCTACGCAGGTTTTCTAATATGCAGACAAATCTCTGCATTGGAAATGCAACCTATGAAGGAGCCCGTTGGTTACAATTCTGTACACATGTGATTTCAGTTCCGTTACACTCGCTGGGACTTAAGGTCTAAATAAAAAGGCACAGGACTACACCATTGGCTTATGTGACTACAATCTGACTGTGGCTATGCACCTAATTATTTGGGGAGTCTACACTGTCATAGTATGTTTCTCCCCAAGATCGCATTGCTGAATATTTTATTAAGACTAAAGATTGATTCCTACTTGTTTTTCAGTTTCTCCTGCATCCACCCTTACTTCCTTATTTGTTGAGATCAGCTCATGATAAGGGGATGATGCCTTTTACATACCAATGACATCTCCAAGCAAAACATGAAgcagaaagggtgtgtgtgtatatatatatatactggacATCTCACAACATGTTGGGAGCTTCCTCGGCCAAAGCGGCCACTGCCACTGGAACTGCTGCTGAAATTCAGTGACAGCTCTGTGGTAAAAGAGGGTGCCAGAGTGTCCTGCATCATGAGGTCTGGGGAGATGTCAGAGCACAGCCTAACAGACAGGGTTCTCCCCCTCTTTACATACAGCTGGACTTCACACTGTAAATTCAGCAGCGTGGCTTGTAGCTGCCACAGTCAGCTCAGCAGTAGTGAAAGGCTTGTGAGGTGAGCGAGAGAAAGGGAAGGGGCTCAAAGGCCACACATGCGGCCCACTCTTGAACCAGAGGCCTGCAGCACAAACACAATCTCAACCTGCAGGACGGATAGTCAGTACTTTCCATTACAGAAACCAGTATCCTGCTTCAAGTGTTTTTCCCCAGTTTCCAGGGGGTCTTTCACAAAATTGACTGTGCAATGGAGACACCAGAAAATGTTCCGCTACTACAGGCAGTGGCACACCTTACataaaaaacccattcaaaataGTGCTAACCAACAGACAAATACCTGAATAATAAAAtgagaaggaggaaagggaacAGAGAGTTGGGGCACTCTTTGAGCTCCAATCATCTTCCACTTAAATCTATTTAATATTTTACACTTTTCATGTTATTGTGTTCTGTACTATCCAGTctcttctgacttacagtgaccctcaGAGTTTTTCAGGTATGTTCTATGTTTAAGGAGTCATTTACCAATAACACATACTGCCCCCCTAaggagtttccatgtctgagcaaggatttgaactcagatctcctacATCCTAGTCTGACCTTCTATATGCTACAAGACACAGGCTCTCTATATTTACTACATGATTATACCTGCACAGGAAAAGGTCATCGCACCAGGGGTTCtgatgaggggaggggaaagagcacAGCAATTGAGCACATAAGTGGCATTTTATGTATGACGGCCCCAGGTTCCCTCCCAAGCAGCTCCAACTAAAAGACCACAACCTACCATCGCAGGTCAGGTTCATTCCTCCAAACACCAGTGGGCCAATGTACTGGGCCTTGATGTCTCCTTCAAGGTAGATGAAGATTGTGGGGAGGTTTCTGTCAGGGTAGTTGGGTATGCAGGTGGTGGAAATGGCTTTGACGAACTTGACATCTGGAAACTTCTTTGCAAGCCCATTTAAGTGTTGGTTGATCAGGGCACAGAGTGGAATGCTGCggaaggggaaagagaagaattCAAGAGCTGAGCCTTCCACCTGTCTCTGCAAAAGGGATACACTTGGCAAGAAGTAAAACACTGCTAGAATGAGTAATATGCTCTGATGATATCAGCCTCGCTGGCAGATTAACAGTAGGCCTTCTTAAACTAGATTAATTTATTagttaaattaaatgcttctgaTACCTATATAGTTACAATCATGATGTTACCACAATGTGTGATGACACCTACCATCTTGGTTAACTTTATGACTGGGCTGGACAAATTCATACAGATTATCAATGGTAACTGCCTAGTGACCTTTCAGAGCTCCAACTAGACAAGGCATAGAGGAAGGCCTCCTAGTTTAAAACTCATCTCCTTTGTACAGGAAGCTTCAATGCCAAGTTCTCAAATTGCAAGCAAGGCTCCTacgcaaagaaaaataatttgctttaaaTCAGGATTGGGGAAATCAGGATGTGTTTGATTTTAATTCCCATAAACcccagaaacagagacagagagagagagagacagagagagggagagagagagagagagggaggggggagggggggcttcttACCAAAATGCAATCCTGCCATGTCAAGGAATTTTTAAGACCAAAattgttacccccccccccccaaaaaaaggaagactgaCAGCAATAGCTTTTAAAAGTTTACGTACCCTTGTTTATAAAGATGCAGTATCACCCATATATCCTTGCTGGCTTTGGTAATTTCTTGGACATAATCCTGCCCTGAGATCTCTAAAACATGCCCAAATTTCTTTTTGGCTTGAGATGCTTTCCATTCAGCTAGTCTTTGCTGCCTGCATCATAAGGAagatggaagagaaggaaaactatAAACATGGATTTGAGACTACAGTGTGTTCAAAAGCTGACTAATCTTTAAGATATCTGCCAAAGAAGGCAACATTTTTATCCTAATATCAAAGATGACGTCAGAGACTGCAAGATAACGAGTTGCCCAAAGATACCTATGCAGGTTATGCTAAAGGTAAGATTTGAaccattcccccccacacacacacacaatgcaatcTCTTACTTATTAAGCTGCAGTAGCTCTTCCCCTTGCTAAACAACATGGAAAGCAGGGAGGGCTGATGACTGGGTCATCTGAGTTGAAAATGGAAACGTGGTGACtcagaacaaaaaaaagaagaagagacaaaCCACACTGACAGTCTCCAATCATAGTTACAACaagttatataaaatgttttctaCACCGTTATTTTCTGTGAAGACCTCCCAAAGGAAGCTATATGTGGAAAGTGGGTACctgaatttttctctctttttttttaccctCAAAAACCCAAAGCCCCATGTAAGTGCCTCAACTTTCACTCCAGTTAGGGTGGACATTTTTGGTTACAACTATGTGAGGACTGTGTGACTGTGATGCTtaagggaattctggaagctgtgggGTGGGAAGTTACTTTTCTCCATCGTTTCCCTTTACATTTTTGTGAGTGCTCCCTTAAATACTATTTCAGTGAAACCTACAAGAGGGGAAGAgccaaagctatttttttttcctggatttcaCCGACAACTTCCTGCTTCCCACCTTCCAGTCACTTGGGGAGCCCACCCCCTAATGGCAGCAAATACTTTTATCTACAGAATCTATACCGCACTCTCACCTGTACATTTCCATGGCACGCTCATCTTCCTCACTGAATTCATCTTCATTTTCTTCAAGTTCCTCCAGGGTCATGTCTTCGTAGGTTTTGACTGATGTGCGAAAAAATATAGAGAGGCGCCGGATTAGTATGGAGAAAACCTAACCTTTCGGGGACTCTTAACTAGGGCTtcgtggttgaggcatctggttgcagagctagagacggggagtttgattccctactctcCCTCCTGTgaagcctgggtggccttgggcaagcggctcagtcccaggatgcctctaAAAGAAGGCAAtgatcaaccacttctgagtactctctacctggaaaatggtGAAAagcgtcaccataagtcagaactgacctgatgggacattattattaattattattattattattattattattattattattattattattattattattattattattattattattattattattattattattattattattattattattattattattatatttaactCGGTCAAGTTCCGACAACAAGGGAGACTTACAAACAACCCCTTCTGTGCACAAATGACTTAATTCCCAAATCAGCTACCTTGGCCGTGTAGTTTTACGGTTAAAGACAACAAGGGGATCTGCCTTGTATACGTTTGTATTTACAAAGCTAAACACGAAGTATGAAATGGAGACGCACGTTTGCTAAAAATGTATTGCTTGCAGCTCTCCCATGTGAACCTGCTTCTACTAGGTGCATATACTGACTCCAAGATGTGAGGCAAATGTAGTCATTGCAAAAGAAATGGGGTTTAGTCTTAAGTACTAACTTAAAGCTTACACAAGAGTCACAATTATGCACCACATGGGCTCGTTAACTCTGCTCACCTAAATGTCACCCACAAGCATTCTTTTGTTACAAGACTGCAGCTCTTATGGAGATGGACATTATTTTAGGTAGTCATCATCTGTTTCTTTTCTAAATGACGTGCAATATGGAAGGCAATTACAGCCCGCACCAAGGGATACACTTTATTCAATAAAGGTTTTTCACAGACCAAAGAGTATCCCACAGGGTCAAAGACATCTCTTCTTAAAAGAAACGGCTTCTTTGCTAATGGCACTGCCAGGCCCTCACTCCAGGCCCCATCAGCAAACTTACAAAGAACAGCAAAATGATGGAAATGGAAATGCTCCTATTCACAGAAGGCCATGTCATTTGAGATCACTCTATTACTGTTACGAAGATGTGtgagatacattttaaaactctgcATGAACTTTTATGGCAGAAGCCAGCCTAAAAGGCCAGGCTGAGGTATTTTGCCACTTGAGGCAAAGGATCCAATCCATTTATACACTGGTTGGATTGATGGGCAAATCTTAATTCAAGgttggagatttatttatttattccatttataccccacctatctgttcGTCACgaacactctaggcagcttacaacataacatgTTGTAAAAGATGGGCGCCCCACCACATCGGAGGCACCAAGCTGATTTCACAGCCCAGGAGAAGTTGCATGGGAGACGCCACTCTGTTCTCCAGCAGGATGGGATCACCAGGGAGCACAGAAAGAAGCCAGTGGGTTACCACTGATGTGCCCCCCCCGGATGCTGCCTCAAGCTGTTGCCCGACTGCCCTGAGAGTTGTGCTCAGCATGTGTGAATATGCCGCAGATCCTATTTCTTCCAACGAGCACAAGACAGAGCCAGCAGAAAAATGTGTCTGTCTTCCCTTAGAAACCTTTGAGCACATCTGCTGGAGTGAAAATAGAAATTATATTTTACAAAGGCATACCACTTCCCCTTACACCCTGAACTAGAACTCTGGCCCTAGGTCTAACCCATCTAACAACTCTAGATCCTAAGAATTAAACCCCAGTCCTTCAGCTGCCCACCAATGATAGGGGAGAAAAATGTTTGGCCTTCCAcgtgttgctggactacaaatcccagaccTAAGCAGGACAGCCACTGGGGAAAGATGATGGAAAGTCCAGTCCAACAACATCCCAACAGCCACAGCTTTCCTATCCTTGCCATACAGGGGAAGAATTCTTCTAGGAAATTTATCAAAGACTAACCGCTACCCataaaaactgggcatgttttgcttctcaaataCAACATTCAGAATTGCTACTGATATTCTTCACAAACTGCAGGGGGGGGCATTCCTACCATTACCATGATCCTCTCAACAAGAAATCTGTTGTAGTCGCTGCTGTTCGGCcacagtggcacagtggttaaaccgctgtactgcagccaaaactgtgctcacgacctggggttcaaatcccaggtagccggctcaaggttgactcagccttctatccttccgaggtcggtaaaatgagtacccagcttgctgggggggggggcaatgtgtagcctgcataattaaattgtaaaccgcccagagagtgcttgaagcactatggggcggtatataagcagcacgctttgctttttttttttttacttgccacTTTCATTGTTACTAACAGAGTTCTCAAAGTATCCAAGGTGTTCAGGATAAGGTTTTACCGCTGCTACCAGCAATGGGTTTGCATGCCTGAGTTGAGGATTCGAACCCCAATCTCCCGAACCCTTGTCCAGCACCCTGTCTGTGATACCCACTCTGGCTCTACCCACACACAAGGACAGCATCAACATGCAATGGGTACACAAGCCCCACTGGTGCTAACCAGGCCTTTGTCTGCACGGCCACAGACCTCTGTGGATTATGGAGGAGCAAATGACCCTGCAAAGTGGATTCGAGGAGCCCTCTTGAGCTGGACTGCTCACCCACTGACTGTTGCTGGAGAAGCTGGAGCTGCCTTTCCTCTTCAGCCTGCTCTTGCGCCTTCAGCTCCTCTTTTGGGGGAAGGATGCCTTTTTTGCGTAGAATGTCATTCCATTCCGTGTCTGCATTGGGATCCTACAGCACAGGAAGTTAGGAGAGAAACATGACTGGATTCCAAATTTACAACCACCATTAAGGCCTCTACCCTAACCCTTATCAAGACCCGGCGCCTGCACAATTAtctctgttaaaaacaacaacaagaaacttCTGGGGCACGAACCAACTAAATATTGTTCCCTGCTCTCTGGTATGCTGGATTGCCAGGAACCTTTGCTTCCCACAGAGTACAGGCATCACACA from the Pogona vitticeps strain Pit_001003342236 chromosome 3, PviZW2.1, whole genome shotgun sequence genome contains:
- the PDCL3 gene encoding phosducin-like protein 3, with amino-acid sequence MQDPNADTEWNDILRKKGILPPKEELKAQEQAEEERQLQLLQQQSVVKTYEDMTLEELEENEDEFSEEDERAMEMYRQQRLAEWKASQAKKKFGHVLEISGQDYVQEITKASKDIWVILHLYKQGIPLCALINQHLNGLAKKFPDVKFVKAISTTCIPNYPDRNLPTIFIYLEGDIKAQYIGPLVFGGMNLTCDELEWKISESGAIKTDLEENPRKQIQDHLMTSVRCSVPSRRDESDSEED